Proteins encoded together in one Ipomoea triloba cultivar NCNSP0323 chromosome 4, ASM357664v1 window:
- the LOC116014891 gene encoding exocyst complex component EXO70A1-like, whose translation MDLPESFDTALSKAVKVVLQYDSADAGGGRKWLTIEGDHCDMDEYLQAIDEIVKSIESAQISPEDRTKLESTVHIAKNQLKNQFQTILNSSCLTTYTEISPAYSSSFSTGGYSFAGSIVGCVHDLRSIAERMSLMGYPHDCKSLYRTARKSHLDANFRRIGIEKLSISDIRRMQWEELEEKIGQWIRAAQFCIENLFCREKIMCQEVFEDLQTVKDDAFFMEIVKDHVTMFFAFAQAVSSIRPSAERLFKILDLHERLSSLLPDIEYIFSAKSSEWVQIQAKTTVSQLGQAARDILHNFEHSVLAHSWSVTGVEDGVHPLTTYVMEYLTKMIYGYGQPLTTLITSKPEIMIERMGDTVLNRRFIDRENQSPLASHLVWIITSLHCNLKIKSKQHKDYGYEHLFLMNNVRYIVLQVQECALMKDSIGEEYVHDLEENIRIARESYMLSTWNKMQQDLSNGMLIKKMGFGLKFIRFCAGGQCSSRKHILKDINSTFEEIHRTQSRWLVPDLQLRQELHQCILNGLVPLYNSFVKQLSEKGKTLSIKYSVDDLQMAISQMFEGRPAKLQTI comes from the coding sequence ATGGATTTGCCGGAGAGCTTTGATACAGCCCTCTCAAAAGCAGTAAAAGTAGTATTGCAGTATGATTCAGCAGATgcaggaggaggaagaaaatgGTTGACCATTGAGGGTGATCATTGTGACATGGATGAATACTTGCAGGCTATTGATGAAATAGTTAAATCCATAGAATCAGCCCAGATCTCACCAGAAGATAGGACCAAACTGGAGAGCACAGTTCATATTGCCAAGAACCAGTTGAAGAACCAGTTTCAAACCATATTAAACAGCAGTTGTTTAACTACTTATACAGAAATTTCTCCTGCTTATTCAAGCTCCTTCAGCACTGGAGGCTACTCCTTTGCAGGATCTATAGTGGGGTGTGTCCATGATCTCAGGTCGATTGCAGAGAGGATGAGCCTCATGGGATATCCCCATGACTGCAAATCCCTCTACAGAACTGCCCGAAAATCCCACCTCGATGCCAATTTCAGACGAATTGGCATCGAGAAACTAAGCATATCTGACATTCGGAGGATGCAATGGGAAGAGCTCGAAGAGAAGATTGGACAGTGGATTCGAGCAGCTCAATTCTGCATAGAGAATCTATTCTGCAGAGAAAAGATAATGTGCCAAGAAGTATTCGAAGACCTGCAAACCGTCAAGGACGATGCATTTTTCATGGAAATTGTGAAAGATCATGTCACTATGTTCTTCGCCTTCGCACAGGCAGTCAGCTCAATCCGCCCTTCTGCAGAACGGTTGTTCAAGATCCTCGACTTGCACGAGAGATTGTCGTCTCTCCTGCCCGACATCGAGTACATATTCAGTGCAAAATCATCAGAGTGGGTTCAAATTCAAGCCAAAACAACAGTTTCCCAGCTTGGCCAGGCTGCCAGGGACATCCTGCACAATTTTGAGCATTCTGTTCTGGCACACTCATGGTCTGTCACAGGAGTGGAAGATGGAGTTCATCCCTTAACTACATACGTGATGGAATACTTAACCAAAATGATATATGGATATGGCCAACCTCTGACAACCTTAATAACATCAAAACCCGAGATAATGATCGAACGGATGGGGGACACTGTTCTCAACAGAAGATTCATTGACAGGGAGAATCAGTCGCCACTAGCCTCACACCTGGTTTGGATAATTACCAGTCTACACTGCAACCTGAAGATCAAATCCAAACAGCACAAAGATTATGGGTATGAGCATTTGTTCTTGATGAACAACGTTAGATACATTGTGTTACAAGTACAAGAATGTGCGCTAATGAAAGATTCGATAGGGGAAGAGTATGTGCATGATTTGGAAGAAAACATCAGAATTGCCAGAGAATCGTACATGCTTAGCACCTGGAACAAGATGCAGCAAGATTTGTCTAATGGGATGTTGATTAAGAAAATGGGGTTTGGTCTCAAATTCATCAGATTTTGTGCTGGTGGGCAATGTTCGAGTAGAAAACACATTCTTAAAGACATCAATTCTACGTTTGAGGAAATTCATAGGACTCAATCCAGATGGTTGGTCCCAGATTTGCAGCTTCGACAAGAGCTGCATCAGTGTATACTGAATGGATTGGTTCCACTTTACAATTCATTTGTGAAGCAATTGTCTGAAAAGGGGAAGACATTATCAATCAAGTACTCGGTTGATGATCTGCAGATGGCAATCTCACAAATGTTTGAGGGCCGCCCTGCTAAACTACAAACTATTTGA